From Xylocopilactobacillus apis, a single genomic window includes:
- a CDS encoding DHA2 family efflux MFS transporter permease subunit, whose product MNETAAMSADKPRVSIKHPSLAMAGMLIGVFVGMFSETSLNIALPQLMKHLNVSNGTVQWLVTGYMLVIGVILPLNSLLTKWFTTRQIVIFGLCDFIVGSVISALSSTFSILLVGRMIQGIATGLLLPLMFTVAMQVFPPSKLGTAMGMCALVIMFAPAIGPTLTGLILAKLSWNWIFWSFVPFLAIALIFSLTSLENVGELTHQKVDVLSVFTSVVGFAGIVMAVSFASDKGWTSPLVLGLFVVAIVALAIYVYRQVHIAEPILNLKIFANPAFRDGALMVMLDFGIILSAMYILPMYLQNGLGIVVAMTGIIMLPGGLMNAIVSVVAGRLFDNFGAKWLTRLGFFISLIGAFMLLMSNANTNVGIIIAAHVIMMIGCPLAMTPAQTHALNALKGPESGDGSTILNTMEQIVGAISTALATSLLVIGRTNSHAASAHAVFTDGVHTALLLPIVFLIIALLISIFTKSYRKEN is encoded by the coding sequence ATGAATGAAACAGCAGCAATGAGTGCTGATAAACCACGAGTTTCTATTAAACATCCATCTCTCGCAATGGCAGGAATGCTAATTGGAGTATTTGTCGGAATGTTTAGTGAAACTTCACTTAATATCGCATTACCTCAATTAATGAAACATTTGAATGTTTCAAACGGAACTGTTCAATGGTTGGTAACCGGATATATGCTGGTAATTGGCGTAATTTTGCCTTTAAACAGTCTTTTAACTAAATGGTTCACAACCCGGCAAATAGTTATTTTTGGTCTCTGTGACTTCATTGTGGGATCAGTAATATCTGCACTATCATCAACATTTAGTATTTTATTAGTCGGGCGAATGATTCAAGGAATTGCCACTGGATTGCTTTTGCCGTTGATGTTTACTGTTGCCATGCAGGTATTCCCTCCATCAAAATTGGGAACTGCCATGGGAATGTGTGCTCTTGTAATCATGTTTGCTCCTGCAATTGGTCCAACTTTAACTGGATTAATTTTAGCTAAATTATCTTGGAACTGGATTTTCTGGTCATTTGTTCCATTTTTAGCAATTGCTTTAATTTTTTCTTTAACTTCATTGGAAAATGTTGGTGAATTAACCCATCAAAAAGTCGATGTTCTTTCTGTTTTTACTAGTGTTGTCGGTTTTGCCGGCATCGTTATGGCAGTGAGCTTTGCCAGTGATAAAGGTTGGACTTCACCATTAGTTTTAGGCTTATTCGTTGTTGCAATTGTTGCTTTAGCTATTTATGTTTATCGGCAAGTTCATATTGCAGAACCAATTTTAAATTTGAAAATTTTCGCTAATCCAGCATTTCGTGATGGTGCTTTAATGGTAATGCTTGATTTTGGGATCATTCTGTCAGCAATGTACATTTTACCGATGTATTTACAAAACGGTCTTGGAATTGTAGTTGCAATGACCGGTATCATCATGCTGCCAGGTGGATTAATGAATGCCATTGTTTCAGTAGTTGCAGGTCGTCTATTTGATAACTTTGGTGCGAAATGGCTGACCCGTCTTGGATTTTTCATTTCATTAATCGGTGCTTTTATGCTCTTAATGAGTAATGCTAATACTAACGTTGGAATAATTATTGCAGCTCACGTTATTATGATGATTGGCTGTCCGCTTGCAATGACTCCCGCTCAAACACATGCATTAAATGCGTTAAAAGGGCCTGAATCAGGAGACGGAAGTACAATTTTAAATACAATGGAACAAATTGTCGGCGCAATTTCGACAGCTCTTGCGACAAGTTTATTAGTAATTGGCAGAACTAACAGTCATGCCGCTTCTGCTCATGCAGTTTTCACAGACGGTGTTCACACTGCGTTATTATTACCAATTGTCTTTTTAATCATCGCATTACTGATTTCAATATTTACTAAATCGTATAGAAAAGAAAACTAA
- a CDS encoding CsbD family protein, translating to MSLEDKFNNAKDKVSGKAKEVEGKVTGDKAREAQGKGEGLMGKAKDKLSEAKDKVEDVVDDVKDKFEKKSEDK from the coding sequence ATGAGTTTAGAAGATAAATTTAATAATGCAAAAGACAAAGTATCTGGTAAGGCCAAAGAGGTTGAAGGCAAAGTTACTGGTGACAAAGCTCGTGAAGCCCAAGGTAAAGGCGAAGGTCTAATGGGAAAAGCTAAAGACAAATTATCTGAGGCTAAAGATAAAGTCGAAGATGTAGTTGATGATGTAAAAGACAAGTTCGAAAAAAAATCTGAAGATAAATAA
- a CDS encoding ATP-binding cassette domain-containing protein — MKQLQIHNLYKNFDQQVIFENASFDFIQGKIYGLLGRNGSGKSTLFNLIARNIPLDGGEILIDSDQGVGLTDNYPDLDVEMVYTQPHLPSFMTGREFVKFFIEINGERLSGVHSSQKPDDYLEMAGLSVDDSNKLLRDYSQGMLNKLQLVVALMLKPPVLLLDEPLTTVDVVAAHEMQNLIISMKQDSVVIFSTHIMQLAQDICDEVVLLHDHHLVELTGLDIHSKAFEDAVIDKLSNEVVDHE; from the coding sequence TTGAAGCAATTACAAATTCACAATCTTTATAAAAATTTCGACCAACAAGTAATTTTTGAAAATGCTTCGTTTGATTTTATTCAAGGAAAAATCTATGGTCTCCTAGGTCGTAACGGTTCAGGTAAATCAACGTTATTTAACCTGATTGCTCGTAACATTCCATTAGATGGTGGAGAAATCTTGATTGACTCTGACCAAGGAGTTGGTTTGACTGACAATTATCCTGATCTTGATGTAGAGATGGTGTATACTCAGCCTCATCTTCCATCGTTTATGACTGGCAGAGAATTTGTTAAATTTTTTATCGAAATTAACGGTGAGCGTCTATCAGGTGTTCATTCATCACAAAAACCCGACGATTACTTAGAAATGGCAGGACTAAGTGTTGATGATTCCAACAAGCTTTTGCGCGATTATTCTCAAGGAATGTTAAATAAACTACAGCTTGTTGTCGCTTTGATGCTAAAGCCACCCGTTCTGTTACTAGACGAACCCCTAACAACTGTTGATGTTGTTGCGGCCCACGAAATGCAAAATCTCATTATTAGTATGAAGCAGGATTCAGTTGTCATTTTTTCAACTCATATCATGCAGCTGGCTCAAGATATTTGTGACGAAGTCGTGCTACTGCATGACCATCATCTTGTTGAGTTAACGGGCCTTGATATTCATTCAAAAGCCTTTGAAGATGCTGTTATTGATAAATTATCTAATGAGGTTGTCGATCATGAATAA
- a CDS encoding MerR family transcriptional regulator, whose product MDEITGQKLSIGQFAQVVGLSAYTLRYYENEGLVKPKRDEADRRYYDEMDVRWVRFLLHLKGTGMSIGQLKRYVELRAMGDETIPERLELLGEVKQKCLDEIAQVQENLAVLNHKMDWYAGKLDGQIPDDEDFERYLSQFR is encoded by the coding sequence ATGGACGAAATAACGGGACAAAAATTATCAATTGGGCAATTTGCTCAAGTTGTTGGTTTATCAGCTTACACTTTGCGTTATTACGAAAATGAAGGGTTGGTTAAACCTAAGCGTGATGAAGCTGACAGGCGTTATTATGATGAAATGGATGTTAGGTGGGTAAGATTTTTACTTCATTTAAAAGGAACTGGAATGTCCATTGGTCAGCTTAAACGTTACGTTGAACTTCGAGCGATGGGTGATGAGACGATCCCAGAGCGTCTAGAGCTGCTGGGAGAAGTTAAACAAAAATGTCTTGATGAGATTGCTCAAGTTCAAGAAAATCTTGCTGTTTTAAATCACAAGATGGATTGGTATGCGGGTAAACTTGACGGTCAAATTCCCGATGATGAAGACTTCGAACGTTATTTGAGTCAATTTAGATAA
- a CDS encoding cupin domain-containing protein, producing the protein MAKNEDVKNGVIFPVGEKNDAFAQYFIGQSYLANLIKDPEVSVGVGNVTFEPGCRNNWHIHHDGFQLLLVTGGEGWYQEWGQPARHLKPGDVVVTHDGVKHWHGATIDSWFEHIAITAGTPEWLEPVTDEQYAAVEGDA; encoded by the coding sequence ATGGCCAAAAATGAAGATGTAAAAAATGGAGTTATTTTTCCAGTAGGTGAAAAAAATGATGCGTTTGCTCAATATTTTATTGGACAAAGCTATTTAGCAAATTTAATTAAGGATCCAGAAGTTAGTGTAGGAGTAGGAAATGTTACTTTTGAACCAGGATGTCGAAACAATTGGCATATTCACCACGATGGTTTTCAACTTCTTCTAGTTACTGGCGGCGAAGGCTGGTATCAAGAATGGGGTCAGCCAGCACGTCACTTAAAACCAGGGGATGTAGTAGTAACTCATGACGGTGTTAAGCATTGGCACGGAGCAACTATTGACAGTTGGTTTGAACATATCGCAATTACTGCAGGAACACCAGAATGGTTAGAACCAGTAACTGATGAACAGTATGCAGCTGTTGAAGGAGATGCATAG
- a CDS encoding carboxymuconolactone decarboxylase family protein has product MVKKQTAGHEQLGDFAPKFAELNDDVLFGEVWSREDKLSARDRSMITCASLMSQGLFPQLESHMKIAKQNGVTKDEMVELITHLAFYAGWPKAWSAFSLAKEIFKD; this is encoded by the coding sequence ATAGTGAAAAAACAAACTGCAGGGCATGAACAGTTGGGAGATTTTGCCCCAAAATTTGCTGAACTAAATGATGATGTTTTATTTGGGGAAGTATGGTCAAGAGAAGACAAGTTATCTGCTCGTGACCGAAGCATGATTACTTGCGCTAGTTTAATGTCGCAGGGCTTGTTTCCTCAATTAGAATCTCACATGAAAATTGCAAAACAAAATGGTGTCACTAAAGATGAGATGGTAGAACTAATTACTCATCTTGCCTTTTATGCTGGTTGGCCGAAAGCGTGGTCAGCATTTAGTTTGGCTAAAGAGATCTTTAAAGACTAA
- a CDS encoding GNAT family N-acetyltransferase, whose product MKINIEQLKKEQAAEFWQLAFSNPTPEWKKWDGPYFNDRFPSLEEFSNDDYYYENPLFQVIMVDDQMVGCVTAYYEDGDLKKWLEIGIVIYQSNQWQKGIGKAALSKWINQLWTTTDLPHLGLTTWSGNTRMIHLAESLGMKQEACIRKVRYWQDQYWDSVKYGILREESKLSDVE is encoded by the coding sequence ATGAAAATAAACATTGAACAATTAAAAAAAGAACAGGCAGCCGAATTCTGGCAGCTGGCATTTAGTAATCCAACTCCTGAATGGAAAAAGTGGGATGGACCATATTTTAACGATCGGTTTCCAAGTTTAGAAGAATTTTCAAACGATGATTATTATTATGAAAATCCATTATTTCAAGTAATTATGGTTGATGATCAGATGGTCGGATGTGTGACAGCTTATTATGAAGACGGCGATTTAAAAAAATGGCTTGAGATCGGGATTGTAATTTATCAAAGCAATCAGTGGCAAAAAGGAATCGGGAAGGCTGCTTTAAGTAAGTGGATAAATCAATTGTGGACAACGACCGATCTGCCGCACTTGGGACTTACTACTTGGTCAGGCAATACCCGGATGATCCATTTAGCCGAAAGTTTAGGAATGAAACAAGAAGCCTGTATTAGAAAAGTTCGATACTGGCAAGATCAGTATTGGGATAGCGTGAAATACGGGATTCTTCGAGAAGAATCTAAATTATCTGATGTTGAATAA
- a CDS encoding DUF3800 domain-containing protein, translating to MNIYVYSDESGVFDKNHNEFFVYGGIVIFTTKNHEDWKRKYKKAEQTIRKIEKLDKDTEVKATNISNKSKNKLFRSLNKIEKFGGIIYQPKVLDNIFENKKSKQRYLDYIFKICVNANLKIL from the coding sequence ATGAACATTTATGTGTATTCAGACGAATCTGGCGTTTTTGATAAAAATCATAATGAATTTTTTGTTTACGGTGGAATAGTAATTTTTACAACAAAAAATCATGAAGACTGGAAAAGAAAATATAAAAAGGCCGAACAAACTATTAGAAAAATAGAGAAATTGGACAAGGACACTGAAGTTAAGGCAACGAATATTAGCAATAAATCTAAAAACAAACTTTTTCGTTCGTTAAATAAGATTGAGAAATTTGGAGGAATAATTTATCAACCAAAAGTTCTTGATAATATTTTCGAAAATAAAAAATCAAAGCAGCGTTATCTTGATTATATTTTTAAAATTTGTGTAAACGCAAATTTGAAGATCTTATAA
- a CDS encoding HAD-IC family P-type ATPase, with translation MVEINGLTNEDAAAKLKSEGYNEVPEAPFSLSKQILKRLWEPNAWILEAALFVEIILGKPFQAAFIIVLLLFAATNGAFQARKAHRNLSSLSQDLTIKVSVKRSGKWISIPSRELVLGDIVNLQQGNIIPADMKIIDGSIETNESSITGEANSISHHEGDTIFSGTEILEGQSIAEVTAVGLNSRAGKTTSLLTNTTAPGHLQTLLSKIIGYLAIIDVVLTVIILGVALIRHQNILNLIPFIAMLFISTIPITMPSSFSVANSIEAKILSKKNILVSDLAGIQDAANLNVLLSDKTGTITNNRPEVVEFHNYSQLPDEYIWSLAESATNERQPSVVDKAVQVFVKQKNVASDQFKIDEVTAFNPKFGYSQSSITNNQGQQTVRLGSFSILAEKTNFTDETHADMGAGRSVAVSLDDKLVGLFILEDQPRSDSPAAIKSIKDRGVRIIMMTGDNKITAQTVADQVDLGGKVVSYDEFQKLDNYDNIAGVAEVLPEHKLAIVKKFQKSGYIVGMTGDGVNDAPALKQAEVGIAVNNAVDLAKRSARFILMTPGLGSIVEILDSGHRVYQRMMTWTITKLARAAELMILLTLGFLTWGVEPLTLNAMILLTLFNNLVTIVLGTDRTTITYHPETWDLKRLNKLAGVFAIGWSIVGYALMWYVNNLYPHQNEKKSTIIYLFLILSALMMILMTRTKKPVWRDYPSKWVAIAIGGDMLVSFILAYFGIMIAKVSIGWMAVVLIGVIIFGILLDLFKLLFYKVEKVG, from the coding sequence ATGGTAGAAATTAACGGATTAACTAATGAAGATGCCGCCGCTAAATTAAAAAGCGAGGGCTACAACGAGGTACCAGAAGCACCTTTTAGTCTTAGTAAACAAATTTTAAAAAGGCTCTGGGAACCAAATGCTTGGATTTTAGAAGCAGCACTTTTTGTGGAAATAATCCTCGGCAAACCGTTTCAAGCAGCTTTTATCATTGTTTTGTTATTATTTGCTGCTACTAATGGAGCTTTTCAAGCTCGAAAAGCGCACCGTAATTTGAGTTCTCTTTCACAAGACTTGACGATTAAAGTATCGGTTAAAAGATCAGGAAAGTGGATTTCAATTCCTTCACGTGAATTAGTTCTGGGAGATATTGTCAACCTGCAGCAGGGAAATATTATCCCCGCTGATATGAAAATCATTGACGGCAGTATTGAAACCAATGAAAGCAGTATTACCGGAGAAGCTAATTCAATCAGTCACCATGAAGGAGATACCATCTTTTCTGGCACCGAAATTCTTGAAGGTCAATCAATCGCTGAAGTTACTGCAGTAGGATTAAACAGCCGCGCAGGTAAAACCACCAGTTTATTAACTAATACTACTGCTCCCGGGCATCTACAAACCCTGCTTAGCAAAATCATCGGTTACTTAGCAATCATTGATGTTGTTTTGACAGTGATTATTCTGGGTGTTGCTCTAATTAGACACCAAAATATACTGAATTTGATTCCTTTTATCGCAATGCTGTTTATTTCGACGATCCCGATTACCATGCCTTCAAGTTTTTCAGTGGCTAATTCAATTGAAGCTAAAATTTTGAGTAAGAAAAATATTTTAGTTAGTGATTTAGCAGGAATTCAAGACGCTGCAAACTTAAATGTTTTACTATCTGATAAAACTGGCACTATAACTAACAATCGGCCCGAAGTTGTTGAATTCCACAACTATTCTCAGCTACCCGATGAATATATTTGGTCATTGGCTGAATCTGCTACTAACGAACGCCAACCAAGTGTTGTTGATAAAGCGGTCCAAGTTTTCGTCAAACAAAAAAACGTTGCGTCTGATCAGTTTAAAATTGATGAGGTAACAGCTTTTAATCCCAAATTTGGATATTCCCAATCATCAATTACAAATAATCAAGGTCAACAAACTGTTCGTTTAGGTTCATTTAGTATTTTAGCTGAAAAAACAAATTTCACTGACGAGACTCATGCAGATATGGGAGCAGGTCGTTCAGTTGCAGTCAGCCTTGACGACAAGTTAGTTGGACTATTTATCCTTGAAGATCAGCCCAGAAGCGATAGCCCTGCTGCAATTAAATCAATTAAAGATCGTGGCGTCAGAATTATTATGATGACTGGCGACAACAAAATAACTGCTCAAACAGTTGCTGATCAAGTAGATTTAGGCGGCAAAGTTGTTAGTTACGATGAATTTCAAAAGTTAGATAATTACGACAATATTGCAGGAGTTGCCGAAGTTTTACCGGAACATAAACTTGCAATTGTTAAAAAATTCCAAAAATCCGGTTATATTGTTGGAATGACGGGTGACGGTGTTAACGATGCTCCTGCTTTAAAACAAGCGGAAGTTGGAATCGCCGTAAATAATGCCGTTGACCTTGCCAAACGCTCGGCACGATTCATTTTGATGACACCGGGACTTGGAAGCATTGTTGAAATTCTTGATAGCGGGCATCGAGTTTATCAGAGAATGATGACTTGGACTATCACGAAACTTGCAAGAGCAGCTGAATTAATGATTCTTTTAACTCTCGGCTTCCTAACTTGGGGTGTTGAACCATTAACCTTAAATGCAATGATCCTACTCACGCTTTTCAACAATTTAGTTACAATTGTCCTCGGAACCGATCGAACAACTATCACTTACCACCCAGAAACTTGGGATCTCAAGCGTCTTAATAAATTAGCGGGCGTTTTTGCCATTGGCTGGAGTATTGTTGGTTATGCTTTGATGTGGTATGTGAACAACCTTTATCCACACCAAAACGAGAAAAAAAGTACAATCATTTACCTATTTTTAATTCTCAGTGCCCTCATGATGATTCTAATGACTAGAACTAAGAAACCCGTCTGGCGTGATTACCCCAGCAAATGGGTAGCAATTGCAATTGGCGGAGATATGCTTGTTTCATTTATCCTTGCCTACTTCGGCATTATGATCGCAAAAGTATCGATCGGCTGGATGGCAGTTGTCTTAATCGGGGTAATTATTTTCGGAATTTTATTGGATCTATTTAAACTGTTATTTTATAAAGTTGAAAAAGTTGGTTAA
- a CDS encoding MerR family transcriptional regulator, producing the protein MTYYTVSELAKISGVTARTIRYYGEIGLLEPAEIRENDYRIYTNREVDRLQQILYFRNFGFKLAQIKELLEKPDYDVVENLKIQQIFVREEANKLKLLADSIDLAISYYQGEKEMSDPEKFQTFKDEWLKQNEEKYGDELREKYDEDEIREYNENFSQMSESKFEKLKKAEAQLFEDLNLLLKKENIDLDSSIAKDAFESHQKWLKIINPSYTKEYHCEMAEVYLADERFAQYYNNRTDKDSVKLLVEIIRHYAE; encoded by the coding sequence ATGACTTATTATACAGTTTCAGAACTTGCTAAAATTTCAGGAGTAACAGCGCGAACAATTCGTTATTATGGTGAAATTGGACTTTTAGAACCAGCAGAAATCAGAGAAAACGATTATCGCATTTACACTAATCGTGAAGTTGATCGACTGCAGCAGATTCTTTATTTCCGAAATTTTGGTTTCAAACTCGCTCAAATAAAGGAATTGCTGGAAAAACCTGATTATGATGTTGTTGAGAATTTAAAAATTCAGCAGATTTTTGTACGGGAAGAAGCTAATAAGTTAAAACTCCTGGCAGATAGCATAGACCTTGCAATCAGTTATTATCAAGGAGAAAAAGAAATGAGCGACCCTGAAAAATTTCAGACTTTTAAAGATGAATGGCTTAAACAAAATGAAGAAAAATATGGAGATGAATTACGAGAAAAATATGATGAAGATGAAATTCGCGAATATAACGAAAACTTTAGCCAGATGAGTGAGAGCAAATTTGAGAAATTAAAAAAAGCAGAAGCTCAGCTATTTGAGGATTTAAACCTGCTTTTAAAAAAAGAAAATATAGATTTAGATAGTTCAATTGCTAAAGACGCATTTGAAAGTCACCAAAAGTGGCTGAAGATTATTAATCCTTCGTATACTAAAGAATACCATTGCGAAATGGCAGAAGTGTATCTAGCTGATGAACGGTTTGCTCAATATTATAATAATCGAACCGACAAAGATTCAGTAAAACTGTTAGTTGAAATTATTAGACATTATGCTGAATAA
- a CDS encoding BlaI/MecI/CopY family transcriptional regulator encodes MNAIQKLTNGEEKIMRIFWDSNQPLSAREVARSKSGINQNLVQAVLRKLVAKKFVKVSGITYSRTVLTRQYEPAISEEDYYSFVVSKSTFKKLFAHFVSQDSSKEELKEMTEMMEKKLKELDSQER; translated from the coding sequence GTGAACGCTATTCAGAAGTTAACTAATGGGGAAGAAAAGATTATGCGGATCTTTTGGGATTCAAATCAACCTTTATCGGCCCGAGAAGTTGCCCGCTCAAAATCAGGAATTAATCAAAATTTAGTTCAAGCGGTGTTGAGAAAATTAGTGGCAAAAAAATTTGTAAAGGTAAGTGGGATAACTTACAGTCGAACAGTTTTAACTAGACAATATGAGCCAGCAATCTCAGAAGAAGATTATTATTCTTTTGTGGTTTCTAAAAGCACTTTTAAGAAATTGTTTGCTCATTTTGTCTCTCAAGACAGTAGTAAAGAAGAACTGAAAGAAATGACTGAAATGATGGAAAAAAAGCTCAAGGAACTTGATAGTCAAGAGAGGTGA
- a CDS encoding M56 family metallopeptidase, with translation MRLSVSSILISLSLATVLIIVLHFLLNDKRVYKKFRISFLSIFSIIISLRLFFPFEFINTHTIASRNLLPAIYSVGKINICFVYSSFQISGILIFVWLLGTSVMLIRLMVNFFQIRKFLKPLKDLPPGYLAPNVQKMIPSKIKVKSISSKESPFAWGIVRPMIAMPLYQFDEVDQKNIIMHELAHISSYDALKKFFLEVLVCLYWWFPLIYVFKDQVTLILEMNVDCRIVKDLSKKSYFDYIRSLINIAEFSSCSKTKVKQRAYFSNFVIDEGSTLKKRESFLLEEYSIKRTKWPLVVILVVMPLLLTSIIIEPYTVNNNKVQNAFKIDPNDTDTYILKKENRYELIVKGKKVGSVRNLNKIKSPIIKQLPVKRIRNYNE, from the coding sequence TTGCGCCTTTCAGTTTCTTCAATTTTGATTTCTTTATCATTAGCTACAGTTTTAATTATTGTTTTACATTTTTTATTAAATGACAAAAGAGTTTATAAGAAATTTAGGATTAGTTTTTTATCAATATTCAGCATCATTATTTCTTTAAGGCTATTTTTCCCTTTTGAATTTATTAATACTCATACAATAGCTTCACGTAATTTATTACCAGCAATTTATTCAGTTGGTAAAATTAACATCTGCTTTGTATATAGTAGTTTTCAGATTAGTGGAATTTTAATTTTTGTCTGGCTTTTAGGAACTTCTGTTATGCTGATAAGGTTGATGGTTAATTTTTTTCAGATTAGGAAGTTTCTAAAACCATTGAAAGATTTGCCACCCGGCTATCTGGCTCCAAATGTTCAAAAAATGATTCCTTCTAAGATAAAAGTCAAATCTATTTCTTCAAAGGAATCACCATTTGCCTGGGGTATTGTTAGACCAATGATTGCAATGCCTTTATATCAATTTGATGAAGTTGATCAGAAGAATATTATCATGCATGAATTGGCACATATCAGTAGCTATGATGCACTAAAGAAGTTTTTTTTAGAAGTATTGGTCTGTTTATATTGGTGGTTTCCTTTAATTTATGTTTTTAAAGATCAGGTTACTTTAATATTGGAAATGAACGTTGACTGTCGGATAGTAAAGGATCTGTCTAAAAAATCATACTTTGATTATATTAGAAGTTTGATTAACATTGCTGAATTTTCATCATGTTCAAAGACAAAAGTCAAGCAGAGGGCATATTTTTCAAATTTTGTTATTGATGAGGGAAGTACTCTTAAAAAAAGAGAAAGTTTTCTTTTAGAAGAATATTCTATTAAGCGGACAAAATGGCCTTTAGTAGTTATTTTAGTTGTGATGCCGTTGTTACTTACATCTATTATTATTGAACCATATACGGTTAATAATAATAAAGTTCAAAACGCCTTCAAAATTGATCCTAATGATACAGATACTTATATTTTAAAGAAAGAAAATAGATACGAATTAATAGTTAAAGGAAAAAAAGTCGGAAGTGTTAGAAATTTAAATAAAATTAAATCTCCGATTATTAAACAATTACCAGTTAAAAGGATTAGAAATTATAATGAATAA
- a CDS encoding ElyC/SanA/YdcF family protein, whose product MKTEENINILGNFCGIRDIKDLNSDELQNKYNINQADIMVLFGGSIICGGDLFAKSIKNKIAKKYIIVGGVGHTTESLRQQVKKVMPSIKTNGLCEAEIFDQYIKERYGVKSDYLECKSTNCGNNITNLLSLMKNHDIKGKNIIICQDATMQRRMDACLHKYSDMQIINFAAYFTNVISENGKLKYSNLIPGMWSIHDYINLLMGEIPRLTDDQYGYGPKGRGFISHVDIPSEVQASFEELKKTFGEKIRPANPDFATK is encoded by the coding sequence ATGAAGACAGAAGAAAACATCAATATTCTTGGAAATTTTTGTGGAATCAGAGACATTAAGGACTTAAACTCCGATGAGCTTCAAAATAAGTACAACATTAATCAAGCTGACATCATGGTACTTTTTGGCGGCAGCATCATATGCGGCGGTGACTTATTTGCCAAAAGCATTAAAAATAAAATAGCAAAAAAGTACATCATTGTTGGTGGCGTTGGGCACACAACTGAAAGCCTTAGACAACAAGTTAAAAAAGTTATGCCGTCTATTAAAACGAACGGGCTCTGTGAAGCCGAAATTTTTGATCAATACATTAAAGAACGATACGGAGTTAAGTCCGATTATCTTGAATGTAAATCTACTAATTGCGGTAACAATATTACTAATCTTTTATCGTTGATGAAAAATCACGACATAAAGGGGAAAAATATTATTATTTGCCAAGATGCAACGATGCAGAGAAGAATGGATGCGTGTTTACATAAGTACTCAGATATGCAAATTATCAATTTTGCTGCTTATTTTACAAATGTGATCTCAGAAAATGGGAAATTAAAGTATTCCAATTTAATTCCTGGAATGTGGTCAATTCACGATTATATAAATCTGCTAATGGGTGAAATTCCTCGTCTTACTGATGACCAATACGGATACGGTCCAAAAGGAAGAGGTTTTATCTCACATGTTGACATACCATCAGAAGTCCAAGCTTCTTTTGAAGAACTCAAAAAAACTTTTGGCGAAAAGATCAGACCTGCTAATCCAGATTTTGCTACAAAATAA
- a CDS encoding STM3941 family protein, with amino-acid sequence MATKNILIPWSEVNKIEEQRSVNQKLVSVYLKEPDNILSKLSSIQRKGIKANMKLGYGEINITLQNAKNCSDRQLIEQMNQFLNDEKTN; translated from the coding sequence ATCGCAACCAAAAACATCCTCATTCCATGGAGTGAAGTTAACAAAATTGAAGAACAAAGGTCTGTAAATCAAAAACTTGTTTCTGTCTACTTAAAAGAACCTGATAACATTTTATCTAAACTGTCGTCAATTCAACGAAAGGGAATTAAAGCTAACATGAAATTAGGTTATGGAGAAATAAATATAACCCTGCAAAATGCAAAAAATTGTTCCGATCGTCAACTAATTGAACAGATGAACCAATTCTTGAACGATGAAAAAACCAATTAG
- a CDS encoding SemiSWEET family transporter, giving the protein MENSKFIKYLSIVATAMSVMMYVSYIPQIMNNLSGSKGNPIQPLVAAINCTLWVTYGLKKKPRDLPIALANFPGIIFGLITFFTAL; this is encoded by the coding sequence GTGGAAAATAGTAAATTTATTAAGTATCTTAGTATCGTTGCAACCGCAATGTCTGTGATGATGTATGTTTCTTATATCCCTCAGATTATGAATAATTTGTCAGGTTCAAAAGGAAATCCGATTCAACCTCTTGTTGCAGCAATTAATTGTACTTTATGGGTGACATATGGATTAAAGAAAAAGCCAAGAGATCTTCCGATTGCTTTAGCTAATTTCCCCGGAATTATCTTTGGGCTTATTACATTTTTTACAGCGCTATAA